Below is a window of Candidatus Nezhaarchaeales archaeon DNA.
AGCAGAAAAATCCCTCTAAGCTTATTCTCCCACAGTTCATGCAGAGAACGTAAGCCATAGGGAGGATAAGTTGAACATAAGTGATAAAGTTAATCGATGTGTGAATTTTTCCGTAAATCCTTTTCCGCCTATGAGGATTTAAGTACGTGTGTTGAATTATAGTTTGGTGGTCTGAGATGTCTAGGGCGACTAAGGATTTTGAGTGGTTAAACGCTCACTATTCTGAGCTACAGGAGAAGTATCCCGGCATGTATGTAGCTGTTAAGGATGGTAGGGTTGTAGCTTATGGCAAAGAGTTTGGGAAGGTTTACGATGAAGCTATGGAGAAGACCGGCGGGGAATTTATGATAGATTACATTCTATCTGGTGAACCATTTGTCCTTAAGGCTGAGCTACAGGATAACAGAAGCTAGCTTTAGAAGAGAGGTAATAGACTCCGTAA
It encodes the following:
- a CDS encoding DUF5678 domain-containing protein, whose product is MSRATKDFEWLNAHYSELQEKYPGMYVAVKDGRVVAYGKEFGKVYDEAMEKTGGEFMIDYILSGEPFVLKAELQDNRS